In a genomic window of Nesterenkonia halotolerans:
- the mgrA gene encoding L-glyceraldehyde 3-phosphate reductase yields the protein MYVPAEDRYDNAEYRRVGRSGLVLPPLSLGLWHNFGDDFALENQREIIHTAFDHGITHFDLANNYGPPPGSAEINFGRILREDFAGLRDELIISTKAGWTMWPGPYGGPTGSRKHLLSSLDQSLSRMGLDYVDIFYSHRPDADTPLEETMSALDTAVRSGKALYAGISSYSAEDTRKAAAILKDLGTPLLIHQPSYSMLNRWIETEGLLDAVEEVGAGVIGFSALAQGMLTDKYLNGVPSDSRAATKGSFRDDFLTEENLQHIRALNDIASARGQSLAQMALAWALRDERVTSLVIGASRAEQLKSNLAALDQRSFSQEELDAIDEHAVDGGIDIWGSARKSTSS from the coding sequence ATGTACGTTCCCGCTGAAGACCGCTACGACAACGCGGAGTACCGCCGCGTGGGCCGCTCCGGCCTGGTGCTTCCCCCGCTCTCGCTGGGGCTGTGGCACAACTTCGGTGACGACTTCGCCCTGGAGAATCAGCGCGAGATCATTCACACGGCATTCGACCACGGGATCACCCACTTCGATCTGGCCAACAACTACGGGCCGCCTCCAGGCTCGGCGGAGATCAACTTCGGCCGGATCCTGCGCGAGGATTTCGCGGGACTGCGCGATGAGCTGATCATCTCGACGAAGGCCGGCTGGACGATGTGGCCCGGTCCCTACGGCGGACCCACCGGCAGCCGGAAGCACCTGCTCTCCAGCCTGGACCAGTCGCTGAGCCGCATGGGCCTGGACTACGTGGACATCTTCTACTCGCACCGCCCAGACGCAGACACCCCGCTGGAAGAGACCATGTCCGCGCTGGACACGGCCGTCCGTTCCGGCAAGGCGCTCTACGCCGGCATCTCCTCCTACTCCGCCGAGGACACCCGCAAGGCCGCGGCGATCCTGAAGGACCTGGGCACGCCGCTGCTGATCCACCAGCCCTCGTACTCGATGCTGAACCGCTGGATCGAGACCGAGGGTCTGCTCGACGCGGTCGAGGAGGTCGGCGCGGGAGTCATCGGCTTCAGCGCACTGGCGCAGGGAATGCTGACCGATAAGTACCTCAACGGGGTGCCCTCGGATTCCCGCGCGGCCACCAAGGGGTCCTTCCGCGATGACTTCCTCACCGAGGAGAACCTCCAGCACATCCGTGCGCTCAACGACATCGCCTCAGCTCGTGGACAGAGCCTGGCACAGATGGCGCTGGCCTGGGCGCTGCGCGACGAGCGGGTGACTTCCCTCGTCATCGGCGCCAGCCGCGCCGAACAGCTCAAGAGCAACCTGGCGGCGCTGGACCAGCGCAGCTTCTCCCAGGAGGAGCTCGACGCGATCGACGAGCACGCAGTCGACGGCGGCATCGATATCTGGGGATCGGCTCGCAAGAGCACCTCAAGCTGA
- a CDS encoding cysteine desulfurase family protein encodes MIYLDESASAPVRREVLEAMWPHLTGYANPSSVHEPGAAASRALEAARAEVAEYLNARSAEIIFTSGGTESDNAALKGIALADPRGRHVLVSAQEHPAVSESAAWLGRMGYEVETVPVDRDGLVSPAALAERLRQDTTLVSIHYANNEVGTVQDVSALASLCAEHRIPFHTDAVQAAGTLPLDVQGLGVNAMSLAGHKLGTPKGSGVLYLRRRTPFEPLIHGGGQQRDLRSGTENVAGAVGIATALRLAAASEVEVLARKRDGFVAAVESGVPGARLTGHRSQRLAGHASFVLPGRSGESTLLDLERHGIFCSSGSACAAGSDEPSPALHAMGYSDAEAQTAVRFSFGEAVSAAELDLAARALSGHGVAAQA; translated from the coding sequence ATGATCTACCTGGATGAGTCCGCCTCCGCTCCGGTCCGCCGCGAGGTCCTCGAGGCGATGTGGCCCCATCTCACCGGCTACGCCAACCCCTCCAGCGTGCATGAGCCCGGGGCTGCGGCCTCCCGGGCGTTGGAGGCTGCCCGCGCGGAGGTCGCCGAATACCTCAACGCCCGCTCAGCCGAGATCATCTTCACCTCCGGCGGCACCGAGTCGGACAATGCCGCGCTGAAGGGCATCGCGCTCGCAGACCCCCGCGGGCGCCATGTGCTGGTCTCCGCGCAGGAGCACCCAGCGGTGAGCGAGTCGGCGGCCTGGCTGGGCAGGATGGGCTACGAGGTGGAGACGGTCCCGGTGGACCGGGACGGGCTCGTCTCCCCCGCGGCGCTCGCGGAGCGGCTGCGTCAGGACACCACCCTGGTGTCCATCCACTACGCGAACAACGAGGTCGGCACGGTCCAGGACGTCAGCGCCCTGGCGTCGCTGTGCGCGGAACACCGCATCCCGTTCCATACCGACGCGGTGCAGGCCGCGGGGACACTCCCCCTGGATGTGCAGGGTCTCGGGGTCAATGCGATGAGCCTTGCCGGACACAAGCTCGGCACACCCAAGGGCAGCGGGGTGCTGTACCTGCGCCGTCGGACGCCTTTTGAACCGCTGATCCACGGTGGCGGCCAGCAGCGAGACCTGCGCTCCGGGACCGAGAACGTCGCAGGGGCAGTGGGGATCGCCACCGCTCTGCGACTGGCTGCCGCTTCAGAGGTAGAGGTTTTGGCGCGGAAGCGGGATGGGTTCGTCGCGGCGGTCGAGTCCGGCGTGCCGGGTGCGCGGCTCACCGGTCACCGGTCCCAGCGGCTGGCCGGGCACGCCTCCTTCGTGCTGCCCGGACGCAGCGGAGAGTCCACACTGCTGGATCTGGAGCGCCACGGCATCTTCTGTTCCTCCGGCTCGGCCTGTGCGGCAGGGTCTGATGAGCCCAGTCCGGCGCTGCACGCCATGGGGTACTCCGATGCCGAGGCCCAGACGGCGGTGCGGTTCAGCTTCGGTGAGGCCGTGAGTGCTGCCGAGCTGGACCTGGCCGCGCGAGCGCTTTCTGGTCATGGAGTCGCGGCACAGGCGTAA
- the nadC gene encoding carboxylating nicotinate-nucleotide diphosphorylase: MDTQLSAREIDAVITLALAEDMPFGDLTSTAFVPADATAHAQLVAREPGVLAGGEIFARTFAAVDPSVVVSLEADDGARFGPGDVLASVQGPARAVLGAERVALNLIQRLSGVATLTSEYVAAVAGTSVRVTDTRKTTPGLRALERHAVRCGGGHNHRFSLSDAVMAKDNHLALVGDSPEALTASIRAARERLPHTTHIEVEVDRVEQIHAVLAGGADTIMLDNFSLEELRRGVALIGDLARVEASGGVSLETIGAIAATGVDIISVGALTHGARALDLGLDMGVGEAARASLDPRPAGQESPDQESSRP; encoded by the coding sequence GTGGACACCCAGCTCTCCGCCCGTGAGATCGATGCGGTCATCACCCTCGCGCTGGCCGAGGACATGCCCTTCGGCGATCTCACCAGCACAGCCTTCGTGCCTGCCGATGCCACCGCCCACGCCCAGCTGGTGGCGCGGGAGCCCGGCGTCCTGGCCGGCGGGGAGATCTTCGCCCGCACCTTCGCCGCGGTGGATCCGAGCGTCGTCGTGAGTCTCGAGGCCGACGACGGCGCACGATTCGGTCCTGGGGATGTTCTGGCCTCCGTACAGGGCCCGGCTCGGGCGGTCCTTGGCGCCGAACGGGTGGCGCTGAATCTGATCCAGCGGCTCTCCGGGGTGGCCACGCTGACCAGCGAGTACGTGGCGGCCGTCGCCGGCACAAGTGTCCGGGTCACCGATACGCGCAAGACGACTCCCGGGCTGCGCGCTCTGGAGCGTCACGCCGTGCGGTGCGGCGGCGGACACAACCACCGGTTCTCCCTCTCCGACGCGGTCATGGCCAAGGACAACCACCTGGCGCTGGTGGGAGATTCCCCGGAGGCGCTGACGGCGTCGATCAGGGCTGCCCGCGAGCGCCTGCCGCACACGACCCATATCGAGGTGGAGGTGGACCGGGTCGAGCAGATCCACGCCGTGCTGGCCGGCGGGGCGGACACCATCATGCTGGACAACTTCTCGCTGGAGGAGCTGCGTCGTGGGGTGGCACTCATCGGGGATCTGGCTCGGGTGGAGGCCTCCGGCGGGGTGAGTCTGGAGACCATCGGGGCGATCGCAGCGACAGGTGTGGACATCATCAGTGTCGGAGCGCTGACCCACGGGGCTCGAGCGCTGGACCTGGGACTGGACATGGGTGTGGGTGAGGCAGCCCGGGCCTCGCTCGATCCGCGACCGGCAGGCCAGGAGTCTCCGGACCAGGAGTCATCCCGCCCATGA
- the nadA gene encoding quinolinate synthase NadA produces MTASVNDLITLTPKDSCNTKLVAGPWDFDTVPGYGPGSSQADQLPDPVSRPGQLPERYQLMSDTELDERIVAAKATLGEELVILGHFYQRDEVVKYADFVGDSFQLAKAALSRPKAKTIVFCGVHFMAETADILSESDQTVILPNLAAGCSMADMADESSVETAWEEICETYGVDPEHVVPDAEGKLPILPVTYMNSSAALKAFCGRHGGIVCTSSNAATVLEWAFERAHRVLFFPDQHLGRNTAKAMGVALEQMPMWNPRKALGGNTEEQLREAKVLLWHGFCSVHRRFTVDQITQARAADPQVKIIVHPECPMEVVDAADASGSTDAIQKFIAAASPGDSIGIGTEINMVNRLAAQYPDRSIFCLDPVICPCSTMYRIHPGYLAWVLEELVEGRVNNQISVDPKVSSHAKIALDRMLAAKPKA; encoded by the coding sequence ATGACCGCCTCGGTCAACGACCTGATCACCCTGACACCCAAGGACAGCTGCAACACCAAGCTGGTCGCGGGCCCCTGGGACTTCGACACCGTGCCGGGATACGGGCCCGGCTCCTCCCAGGCCGACCAGCTCCCGGACCCGGTCTCCCGCCCGGGGCAGCTGCCCGAGCGCTACCAGCTGATGAGTGACACCGAGCTGGACGAGCGAATCGTCGCCGCGAAGGCCACCCTCGGTGAGGAGCTGGTCATTCTGGGTCACTTCTACCAGCGTGATGAGGTCGTGAAGTACGCGGACTTCGTCGGGGACTCTTTCCAGCTGGCCAAGGCCGCGCTGAGCAGGCCGAAGGCCAAGACGATCGTCTTCTGCGGGGTGCACTTCATGGCCGAGACCGCAGACATCCTCTCCGAGTCGGACCAGACGGTGATCCTGCCCAACCTCGCCGCCGGCTGCTCCATGGCGGATATGGCCGATGAGTCCTCGGTGGAGACCGCCTGGGAAGAGATCTGCGAGACCTATGGTGTGGATCCGGAGCACGTGGTCCCGGACGCTGAAGGCAAGCTGCCCATCCTCCCGGTGACCTATATGAACTCCTCCGCCGCGCTGAAGGCCTTCTGCGGACGGCACGGCGGGATCGTGTGCACCTCCTCAAATGCCGCCACGGTGCTGGAATGGGCTTTCGAGCGCGCCCACCGGGTGCTGTTCTTCCCGGACCAGCACCTGGGACGCAACACCGCCAAGGCCATGGGGGTAGCGCTGGAGCAGATGCCCATGTGGAACCCGCGCAAGGCCCTCGGTGGGAACACGGAGGAGCAGCTGCGCGAGGCGAAGGTCCTGCTCTGGCACGGATTCTGCTCGGTGCACAGGCGTTTCACCGTGGACCAGATCACTCAGGCCCGGGCCGCGGACCCCCAGGTGAAGATCATCGTGCATCCCGAGTGCCCGATGGAGGTGGTCGACGCCGCGGACGCGTCCGGCTCCACCGACGCGATCCAGAAGTTCATCGCCGCCGCCTCCCCCGGAGACAGCATCGGGATCGGCACCGAGATCAACATGGTCAACCGGCTCGCCGCCCAATACCCGGACCGCAGCATCTTCTGCCTGGACCCGGTGATCTGCCCCTGCTCCACCATGTATCGCATCCACCCGGGCTACCTCGCCTGGGTGCTCGAGGAACTGGTCGAGGGCCGCGTGAACAACCAGATCAGCGTGGATCCGAAGGTCTCGAGCCACGCGAAGATCGCACTGGACCGGATGCTCGCCGCGAAGCCGAAGGCCTGA
- a CDS encoding NUDIX hydrolase, whose translation MAAPSNLQIELAVSTVVFALRPHPETGELTLWLPLVRRIREPFLGQWALPGGPLQPDQDLVSSARATLLDTTGLAPRHLEQLYAFGDVDRSPSSTRVVSIVYWALVRADEDTAAVEGENLEWFPADDIAEEAGVLAFDHGVILAYALDRLRAKVTYSPIAHAFLPERFPLAELRRVYEAILNRALDPSNFRRQILAQATVEDTGERMTGTAHRPPKLYRSTPHRTRYTLTIQETP comes from the coding sequence ATGGCTGCGCCGTCGAACCTGCAGATCGAACTCGCCGTGAGCACGGTCGTCTTCGCCTTGCGCCCACATCCCGAAACGGGCGAGCTGACCCTCTGGCTGCCTCTGGTGCGCCGCATCCGTGAACCCTTCCTCGGCCAGTGGGCTCTACCGGGCGGACCGCTGCAGCCTGACCAGGACCTGGTCAGCTCTGCTCGGGCCACGCTGCTGGACACCACCGGCCTCGCGCCCCGGCACCTGGAGCAGCTCTACGCCTTCGGAGACGTGGACCGCTCCCCCTCCAGCACCCGCGTGGTCTCCATCGTCTACTGGGCGCTGGTCCGCGCGGATGAGGACACCGCGGCGGTGGAGGGCGAGAACCTCGAATGGTTCCCGGCCGATGACATCGCTGAGGAGGCCGGAGTGCTGGCCTTCGATCACGGCGTGATCCTGGCCTACGCGCTGGACCGGCTGCGCGCGAAGGTCACCTACTCCCCCATCGCGCACGCGTTCCTCCCGGAACGCTTTCCGCTGGCCGAGCTGCGGCGGGTCTATGAGGCGATCCTGAACCGGGCGCTGGATCCGTCGAACTTCCGCCGCCAGATCCTCGCGCAGGCCACCGTGGAAGATACCGGCGAGCGGATGACCGGCACCGCTCACCGCCCGCCGAAGCTCTACCGTTCGACTCCGCACCGCACCCGCTACACCCTCACCATCCAGGAGACGCCATGA
- a CDS encoding endonuclease/exonuclease/phosphatase family protein translates to MPSDRPVTGRSSQRSRWIIAVAVGAVAALLVALAVEPRLFNVQQVLGTAQMISFRGALALVLGVLVLLTGGLSLAAKKLRTPLLVVLMVLLAGSIWNLSVVLDRGTAVASASDQRDGGGDVGGTDLGDAHLTVLGWNTQGGGASAAQIAGVILDHGVDAAMLPETTPETASEVATLLAEAGHEYSWDVTDGDTGRGSTPTALILGAELGEYHHDPEAGSTPRLPSGVWRSEDATLPVFVAVHAAPPLPEMMGEWRGGLGWAAQQCGPNVVMAGDFNSTIDHWADDAAPQGQLGVCEDSAAAVGSGAIGTWPTSVPKIVGAPIDHVLTGARWKTTSFEVLADEDAARSDHRPVVAEIIRAQ, encoded by the coding sequence ATGCCCAGCGACCGCCCCGTGACCGGGCGCAGTTCCCAGCGCTCTCGTTGGATCATCGCCGTTGCGGTGGGAGCGGTCGCTGCGCTGCTCGTCGCGCTCGCGGTGGAACCGCGACTCTTCAACGTCCAGCAGGTGTTGGGCACTGCGCAGATGATCTCCTTCCGTGGAGCGCTCGCCCTGGTGTTGGGCGTGCTGGTCCTGCTCACCGGGGGACTGTCTCTGGCTGCCAAGAAGCTTCGCACCCCGCTGCTGGTGGTGCTCATGGTGTTGTTGGCGGGAAGCATCTGGAATCTCAGTGTGGTGCTGGACCGTGGGACTGCCGTCGCGTCAGCCTCAGATCAGCGGGACGGCGGGGGAGATGTCGGCGGGACTGACCTCGGGGACGCGCATCTCACGGTCCTGGGGTGGAACACCCAGGGCGGTGGAGCCTCAGCTGCGCAGATCGCCGGCGTGATCCTCGACCATGGCGTGGACGCGGCCATGCTTCCCGAGACCACCCCGGAGACGGCCAGCGAGGTGGCGACGCTGCTGGCAGAGGCTGGGCACGAGTATTCCTGGGACGTGACCGACGGAGACACGGGGCGTGGAAGCACCCCGACGGCGTTGATCCTCGGCGCTGAGCTGGGGGAGTATCACCACGATCCCGAGGCGGGCAGCACACCCAGGCTGCCCAGCGGTGTCTGGCGGTCGGAGGACGCGACGCTGCCGGTGTTCGTCGCCGTGCATGCGGCGCCACCGCTGCCGGAGATGATGGGTGAGTGGCGCGGCGGACTCGGGTGGGCGGCCCAACAGTGCGGTCCCAACGTGGTGATGGCCGGCGACTTCAACTCCACCATCGACCACTGGGCTGACGACGCCGCGCCCCAAGGTCAGCTCGGAGTCTGTGAGGATTCTGCGGCTGCCGTCGGATCAGGTGCCATCGGCACGTGGCCCACAAGCGTGCCGAAGATTGTCGGGGCACCGATCGACCATGTGCTGACGGGAGCCCGTTGGAAGACTACGAGCTTCGAGGTCCTCGCGGACGAAGACGCGGCTCGAAGCGACCATCGACCGGTCGTGGCCGAGATTATTCGGGCCCAATGA
- a CDS encoding class I SAM-dependent methyltransferase — MSMNRYTHAQSANHELRRALDLDAEVFEAGLTAALDLSGVTDARVVVDLGAGTGTGSRLLRERFPEAEVIAVDNDPEMLGLLESHGFTSVAADLDQGFPHISEQPVDLVWAASSLHHVTEPAQLLSEIRNALAPRGTLVVVELATLPTFLSAPEHAALEQRCHEAAEAQGWNQYEDWTNTLEDAGFTVTKTAQSTRAPVTAAARENAQHWLARLLRLENLAAEDRAVLTHLVGTSTEDLVLEPRANRIIWVCTAAE, encoded by the coding sequence ATGAGCATGAACCGTTACACTCACGCTCAGTCAGCGAATCACGAACTCCGCCGTGCCCTCGATCTGGACGCGGAGGTTTTCGAGGCTGGACTCACCGCGGCGCTTGACCTTTCCGGCGTGACCGACGCCCGCGTCGTCGTCGATCTCGGAGCCGGCACCGGCACCGGCAGCAGGCTCCTGCGCGAACGATTCCCCGAGGCCGAAGTGATCGCGGTGGACAACGACCCCGAGATGCTCGGTCTTCTGGAGTCTCATGGGTTCACCTCAGTGGCGGCAGACCTGGATCAGGGCTTCCCGCACATCTCCGAGCAGCCCGTCGACCTGGTCTGGGCAGCCTCCTCCTTGCACCACGTCACCGAGCCCGCTCAGCTGCTCTCCGAGATTCGGAACGCGCTCGCACCGAGAGGGACCCTGGTCGTCGTCGAACTTGCGACTCTTCCCACATTTCTCAGTGCACCCGAGCATGCGGCGCTGGAACAACGGTGTCACGAAGCGGCGGAGGCGCAGGGGTGGAATCAGTACGAGGACTGGACCAACACCCTCGAGGACGCGGGGTTCACCGTGACCAAGACCGCACAGAGTACCCGGGCCCCTGTCACCGCCGCCGCCCGGGAGAACGCGCAGCACTGGCTCGCGCGTCTGTTGCGCCTCGAGAACCTCGCCGCGGAGGATCGTGCTGTGCTCACCCACCTGGTGGGTACATCCACTGAGGACCTGGTCCTCGAACCCCGAGCAAACCGGATCATCTGGGTGTGCACTGCGGCAGAATGA
- a CDS encoding alpha/beta hydrolase, giving the protein MPMPQWLADGLARLLQKAPGPSRLPAEVAFAEIPAVTEEITVPTRHGELCATSYSPPGGAAGRGVYVNFHGGGFVMRHPEQDDPLCRFIAHHAQVTVLNVDYIPSPQSRFPGPVEQAYDVVAWAASAQRPWEGARVAVGGQSAGGALAAGAARLALERGAPHIDVQVLMYPALDLTIPSARKWSPGQEKFLVRMGPVFNKAYCPNVALRHDRLASPAGASDSEDLTGIAPALIVSAEKDILRDEAARYAARLRDAGALIDHVDLAGVGHAFNMLGAQREVVLPVYQRIAESVRRAQQV; this is encoded by the coding sequence ATGCCCATGCCCCAGTGGCTCGCCGACGGGCTGGCGCGGCTGTTGCAGAAGGCGCCGGGGCCTTCGCGGCTCCCGGCCGAGGTCGCTTTCGCAGAGATCCCGGCCGTCACCGAGGAGATCACCGTGCCCACCCGGCACGGCGAGCTGTGCGCGACCTCCTACTCCCCACCGGGTGGTGCCGCCGGGAGGGGAGTCTATGTGAACTTCCACGGCGGCGGCTTCGTGATGCGACATCCGGAACAGGATGACCCGCTGTGCCGGTTCATCGCCCACCACGCCCAGGTGACGGTGCTCAACGTGGACTACATCCCCTCGCCACAGTCCCGTTTCCCCGGGCCGGTGGAGCAGGCCTACGACGTTGTCGCGTGGGCTGCTTCAGCCCAGCGCCCGTGGGAGGGCGCCAGGGTGGCCGTGGGAGGTCAGTCTGCTGGCGGCGCCCTCGCCGCCGGCGCGGCTCGGCTGGCGCTGGAGCGCGGCGCGCCACACATCGATGTGCAGGTGCTGATGTACCCGGCGCTGGATCTCACCATCCCGTCCGCGCGGAAGTGGTCGCCCGGTCAGGAGAAGTTCCTGGTCCGGATGGGGCCGGTGTTCAACAAGGCCTACTGCCCGAACGTCGCGCTGCGGCATGACCGGCTCGCGTCACCAGCAGGTGCTTCCGACTCCGAAGACCTGACGGGAATCGCCCCGGCGTTGATCGTCTCGGCAGAGAAAGACATCCTCCGAGACGAGGCTGCCCGCTACGCCGCACGGCTGCGAGACGCGGGCGCACTGATCGATCACGTGGATCTCGCAGGTGTCGGTCATGCGTTCAACATGCTCGGTGCCCAGCGCGAGGTGGTGCTCCCGGTCTACCAGCGGATCGCCGAGTCGGTGCGACGGGCGCAGCAGGTCTAG
- a CDS encoding ABC transporter ATP-binding protein produces MTATHTLSVDSLSLGYGEQTVIEGLDLDILPGRITAVVGANACGKSTLLRSMARLLRPTTGQVLLDGKKVHHTPARELARTMGLLPQSPIAPDGITVVDLVSRGRHPHQGFFSRWSGEDDAAVAEALNTTSTAHLAERSVDELSGGQRQRVWIAMALAQQTDVLLLDEPTTFLDVSHQIEVLDLLTDLNRARGTTIIMVLHDLNLAARYADHIAALVEKNLYASGTPEEVLTAEMVREVFRLESQIITDPVSQKPLMLPIGRHHS; encoded by the coding sequence ATGACCGCGACCCATACGCTCTCGGTCGACTCGCTGTCACTGGGATACGGCGAACAGACTGTCATCGAAGGCCTGGACCTGGACATTCTTCCCGGACGGATCACTGCCGTAGTGGGCGCCAATGCCTGCGGCAAATCCACGCTCCTGCGCTCTATGGCGCGGCTGCTTCGGCCGACGACGGGCCAGGTGCTCCTGGACGGCAAGAAGGTCCACCACACGCCGGCTCGGGAGCTCGCCCGGACCATGGGGCTCCTGCCCCAGTCCCCGATCGCGCCTGACGGCATCACGGTGGTGGATCTGGTCAGTCGAGGACGTCATCCCCACCAGGGATTCTTCTCACGATGGTCCGGCGAAGACGACGCCGCGGTGGCAGAAGCTTTGAACACCACTTCGACTGCGCACTTGGCGGAGCGCTCGGTCGATGAGCTCTCCGGGGGACAGCGCCAGCGTGTCTGGATCGCCATGGCGCTGGCGCAGCAGACCGATGTGCTGCTCCTCGACGAACCGACCACGTTCCTCGACGTCAGCCACCAGATCGAGGTGCTGGATCTCCTGACGGATCTGAACCGGGCCCGAGGCACGACGATCATCATGGTGCTTCATGATCTCAACCTGGCGGCGCGCTACGCGGACCACATCGCCGCGCTCGTGGAGAAGAACCTCTACGCCTCAGGCACCCCCGAGGAGGTGCTGACCGCGGAGATGGTGCGCGAGGTCTTCAGGCTCGAGAGTCAGATCATCACAGATCCGGTGTCACAGAAGCCGCTGATGCTTCCGATCGGACGCCACCACAGCTGA
- a CDS encoding FecCD family ABC transporter permease has translation MNSLSPTTWPTPAATSLSATSSPASSVTAETIAASRRHRMRRRRSVILALGVAVLAVYLLSLMVGRTFYPLTDVIQVALGADVEGANFTLGTIRLPRATLAVLVGFCFGLAGVSFQTMLRNPLASPDIIGISSGASAAAAIAIIFFSASGATVSLVAISAGLAVALLIYLLAYRDGVSGTRLILIGIGITAMLDSLIAYSLSQAAEWDLQAAMRWLSGSLNGASWDATIPVAIALLVLGPVLLGQAKNIGALQLGDDTASGLGVRVEQTRLSLILCAVGLIAFATAAAGPIAFVAFLSGPIAARLIGPHGSLLLPSALVGTLLVLLADFTGQYLFGTRYPVGVVTGVLGAPYLIYLIVRAHRSGGSI, from the coding sequence GTGAACAGCCTCTCTCCAACAACCTGGCCCACACCCGCCGCCACCAGCCTCAGCGCCACCTCGAGCCCCGCCTCGAGCGTCACGGCCGAGACCATCGCGGCGTCGAGGCGCCACCGCATGCGCCGGCGCCGGAGTGTGATCCTCGCGCTCGGCGTCGCAGTCCTCGCCGTCTATCTGCTCTCACTGATGGTGGGGCGCACGTTCTACCCGCTGACCGACGTGATCCAGGTGGCTCTGGGGGCCGACGTCGAGGGGGCGAACTTCACCCTGGGCACGATCCGGCTGCCCCGGGCCACTCTGGCCGTCCTGGTCGGATTCTGCTTCGGCCTGGCCGGGGTCTCCTTCCAGACGATGCTGCGCAACCCCTTGGCGAGCCCGGACATCATCGGCATCAGCTCCGGAGCCAGCGCGGCCGCCGCCATCGCCATCATCTTCTTCTCGGCAAGCGGAGCGACAGTCTCGCTGGTCGCGATCAGTGCTGGTCTGGCCGTCGCGCTGCTCATCTACCTCCTGGCCTACCGCGATGGCGTCTCCGGCACGCGTCTGATCCTGATCGGCATCGGCATCACCGCCATGCTGGACAGCCTCATCGCCTATTCCCTCTCCCAGGCCGCTGAATGGGACCTGCAGGCAGCTATGCGGTGGCTCTCCGGCAGTCTCAACGGCGCCAGCTGGGATGCGACCATACCGGTGGCCATCGCCCTGCTGGTGCTTGGGCCGGTCCTGCTCGGTCAGGCGAAGAACATCGGGGCGCTGCAGCTCGGGGACGACACGGCTTCTGGTCTGGGAGTGCGCGTGGAGCAGACCCGGCTCTCGCTGATCCTCTGCGCAGTAGGCCTGATCGCTTTCGCCACGGCGGCGGCGGGGCCCATTGCCTTCGTCGCGTTCCTCTCCGGCCCGATCGCCGCCCGGCTGATCGGACCTCACGGGTCTCTGCTGCTGCCCTCGGCGCTGGTGGGCACGCTGCTGGTGCTCCTCGCGGACTTCACGGGTCAGTACCTCTTCGGCACCCGTTACCCGGTCGGCGTCGTGACCGGGGTTCTCGGCGCCCCCTATCTGATCTACCTCATTGTTCGCGCCCACCGCTCTGGAGGATCCATATGA